One Panicum virgatum strain AP13 chromosome 3N, P.virgatum_v5, whole genome shotgun sequence DNA segment encodes these proteins:
- the LOC120666580 gene encoding uncharacterized protein LOC120666580 isoform X2, whose translation MAEEVIKEVITSTPSSAEPKCEDLLINSPVITDGTSMPPDVKRKEKPVPHYLRASSRSCHDNCKYGIQHSSEPKKYWPISRKQLRRASIGNHEHSPVEIRLPKTARPRKEDQKLKNSHENDGNATAPGKLEFINPKAPLERAPDHFDSISCVEDLSGEASEPIVAEMQPTDAECLVISHDDVADCKDGVSSDGAESIELEMPLAIQDIDESDEHTEDAILPANNVSVVDHVPDQSINEWASSDKRTTQAVIASEKHEQAALGTKSKSSANEPVKPKVKETSNITRNIVSSQRNGRASYLKATGAAVESSTGPKTMRKTADGTATKKFSIPERKLSSTVASAAPKAKEIKVPSSSSATDSAAKPARLAKLKSQTVKNAPSPPLSSGKQTERKMTEKNAVKNVQVLQKKGDEKVVLGPLKLSRSVNMSSKSISSLRSKSIRKDKIAPPIKSSKKVSETENSAADAKNTKEKILKMASPKVRKPDVNNNEIRPPRKEKTDISRTAISRRAKPAPIAPSSTVAPASQPRKLTFRRGKVLNPDDSSSSTPRRLGFRPAMAAADASAARSRGIRITGRRSGGSAAARDAGAVVVVLRRRQDGKETKRQEQVLLNNVIEETASRLVAEARKSKVKALVGAFETVISLQETGKAAAPVAAASVAP comes from the exons ATGGCTGAAGAAGTGATCAAAGAGGTGATCACCTCAACTCCTTCATCAGCTGAACCCAAATGCGAAGACCTCCTGATAAACTCTCCAGTAATCACAGATGGCACCAGCATGCCGCCTGATGTtaagaggaaggagaagccaGTCCCACATTACCTAAGAGCGTCCAGTAGGTCTTGCCATGACAACTGCAAGTATGGGATCCAGCATTCCTCTGAACCCAAAAAGTACTGGCCTATTAGTCGCAAGCAATTGCGTCGTGCGAGTATTGGAAACCATGAACATAGCCCAGTCGAAATCAGACTACCAAAAACTGCCAGGCCAAGAAAGGAAGACCAGAAGCTGAAAAATTCTCATGAAAATGATGGTAATGCTACTGCTCCTGGTAAGCTTGAATTCATCAATCCCAAGGCACCACTGGAAAGAGCACCTGATCATTTTGACAGCATTTCCTGCGTGGAAGATTTGTCAGGTGAAGCATCTGAACCTATTGTGGCTGAAATGCAGCCAACTGATGCAGAATGCTTGGTCATTTCTCATGATGATGTGGCAGATTGTAAAGATGGAGTTTCATCCGATGGAGCTGAAAGCATTGAGCTGGAGATGCCATTAGCTATCCAGGACATTGATGAATCTGATGAACACACCGAGGATGCCATTCTGCCAGCTAACAATGTATCAGTTGTAGATCATGTGCCTGATCAATCAATAAATGAGTGGGCAAGTTCAGATAAGAGGACTACTCAGGCTGTGATAGCATCAGAGAAGCACGAACAGGCTGCGCTTGGTACTAAATCAAAGAGCTCAGCTAATGAACCTGTAAAACCAAAGGTGAAAGAGACATCAAATATAACTAGGAATATTGTCTCAAGCCAGAGAAATGGAAGAGCATCTTATCTGAAAGCTACTGGTGCAGCAGTTGAAAGCTCCACTGGACCAAAGACAATGAGAAAAACTGCAGATGGTACTGCTACTAAAAAGTTCAGTATCCCGGAGAGGAAATTAAGCTCAACTGTTGCATCAGCTGCACCAAAAGCTAAGGAGATCAAAGTACCATCATCCTCTAGCGCAACTGATTCAGCTGCCAAACCTGCTAGGTTAGCAAAGCTGAAGTCTCAGACAGTGAAAAATGCTCCCTCTCCACCGCTTTCCTCAGGGAAACAGACTGAAAGAAAGATGACAGAAAAAAATGCTGTCAAGAATGTTCAAGTCTTGCAGAAGAAGGGAGATGAGAAGGTGGTACTAGGTCCACTGAAACTGTCTCGTTCTGTAAACATGTCCAGCAAGTCCATCTCGAGCCTCAGGTCGAAAtcaatcagaaaagacaaaattgcTCCCCCAATCAAGAGCAGTAAGAAGGTTTCTGAAACAGAAAATTCAGCCGCTGATGCTAAGAATACCAAGGAGAAAATTTTGAAGATGGCTTCACCGAAAGTGCGAAAACCAGATGTTAACAACAACGAGATCCGTCCTCCTCGCAAAG AAAAAACTGACATTTCAAGAACTGCAATCTCAAGGAGAGCAAAGCCTGCACCCATCGCTCCCTCAAGCACAGTGGCACCAGCGTCGCAGCCTCGCAAGCTGACGTTCCGCCGTGGCAAGGTGCTGAACCCtgacgacagcagcagcagcacgccgAGACGGCTCGGGTTCAGGCCTGCCATGGCCGCGGCAGACGCGAGCGCCGCCAGGAGCAGGGGGATCAGAATCACCggcaggaggagcggcggcagcgccgcggCGAGGGACGCTGGCGCCGTGGTCgtcgtgctgcggcggcggcaggacggCAAGGAGacgaagaggcaggagcaggtGCTGTTAAACAACGTGATCGAGGAGACGGCGAGCCGGCTCGTGGCCGAAGCGAGGAAGAGCAAGGTGAAGGCGCTGGTCGGCGCCTTCGAGACTGTCATCTCGCTGCAGGAGACCGGCAAGGCTGCTGCTCCGGTGGCCGCGGCAAGCGTGGCGCCATGA
- the LOC120666580 gene encoding uncharacterized protein LOC120666580 isoform X1, with amino-acid sequence MDPVQLPFSPSQVRHLASLLPSLSISSGKAPTHQPATPPLPLPTSCSSVLRRRSDKASHSFRDRTSRRLSASVAVFRLSLRRQLCISIKDRREIWFTFMPLWPVQFFDSASVLLMAEEVIKEVITSTPSSAEPKCEDLLINSPVITDGTSMPPDVKRKEKPVPHYLRASSRSCHDNCKYGIQHSSEPKKYWPISRKQLRRASIGNHEHSPVEIRLPKTARPRKEDQKLKNSHENDGNATAPGKLEFINPKAPLERAPDHFDSISCVEDLSGEASEPIVAEMQPTDAECLVISHDDVADCKDGVSSDGAESIELEMPLAIQDIDESDEHTEDAILPANNVSVVDHVPDQSINEWASSDKRTTQAVIASEKHEQAALGTKSKSSANEPVKPKVKETSNITRNIVSSQRNGRASYLKATGAAVESSTGPKTMRKTADGTATKKFSIPERKLSSTVASAAPKAKEIKVPSSSSATDSAAKPARLAKLKSQTVKNAPSPPLSSGKQTERKMTEKNAVKNVQVLQKKGDEKVVLGPLKLSRSVNMSSKSISSLRSKSIRKDKIAPPIKSSKKVSETENSAADAKNTKEKILKMASPKVRKPDVNNNEIRPPRKEKTDISRTAISRRAKPAPIAPSSTVAPASQPRKLTFRRGKVLNPDDSSSSTPRRLGFRPAMAAADASAARSRGIRITGRRSGGSAAARDAGAVVVVLRRRQDGKETKRQEQVLLNNVIEETASRLVAEARKSKVKALVGAFETVISLQETGKAAAPVAAASVAP; translated from the exons ATGGACCCTGTGCAGCTGCCTTTTTCTCCCTCCCAAGTCAGACACCtcgcctccctccttccctccctttCCATCTCCTCCGGCAAGGCTCCAACTCATCAACCAGcgacccctcctctccctctcccaacCAGTTGCTCGTCCGttctgcggcggcgcagcgacAAGGCAAGCCATTCCTTCCGTGATCGCACGTCCCGGCGCCTCTCTGCCTCCGTCGCCGTCTTCCGGCTGTCTCTTCGCCGGCAACTCTGCATCTCGATCAAGGATCGGCGGGAG ATATGGTTTACTTTTATGCCACTGTGGCCTGTTCAGTTCTTTGATTCTG CTTCTGTGCTTCTAATGGCTGAAGAAGTGATCAAAGAGGTGATCACCTCAACTCCTTCATCAGCTGAACCCAAATGCGAAGACCTCCTGATAAACTCTCCAGTAATCACAGATGGCACCAGCATGCCGCCTGATGTtaagaggaaggagaagccaGTCCCACATTACCTAAGAGCGTCCAGTAGGTCTTGCCATGACAACTGCAAGTATGGGATCCAGCATTCCTCTGAACCCAAAAAGTACTGGCCTATTAGTCGCAAGCAATTGCGTCGTGCGAGTATTGGAAACCATGAACATAGCCCAGTCGAAATCAGACTACCAAAAACTGCCAGGCCAAGAAAGGAAGACCAGAAGCTGAAAAATTCTCATGAAAATGATGGTAATGCTACTGCTCCTGGTAAGCTTGAATTCATCAATCCCAAGGCACCACTGGAAAGAGCACCTGATCATTTTGACAGCATTTCCTGCGTGGAAGATTTGTCAGGTGAAGCATCTGAACCTATTGTGGCTGAAATGCAGCCAACTGATGCAGAATGCTTGGTCATTTCTCATGATGATGTGGCAGATTGTAAAGATGGAGTTTCATCCGATGGAGCTGAAAGCATTGAGCTGGAGATGCCATTAGCTATCCAGGACATTGATGAATCTGATGAACACACCGAGGATGCCATTCTGCCAGCTAACAATGTATCAGTTGTAGATCATGTGCCTGATCAATCAATAAATGAGTGGGCAAGTTCAGATAAGAGGACTACTCAGGCTGTGATAGCATCAGAGAAGCACGAACAGGCTGCGCTTGGTACTAAATCAAAGAGCTCAGCTAATGAACCTGTAAAACCAAAGGTGAAAGAGACATCAAATATAACTAGGAATATTGTCTCAAGCCAGAGAAATGGAAGAGCATCTTATCTGAAAGCTACTGGTGCAGCAGTTGAAAGCTCCACTGGACCAAAGACAATGAGAAAAACTGCAGATGGTACTGCTACTAAAAAGTTCAGTATCCCGGAGAGGAAATTAAGCTCAACTGTTGCATCAGCTGCACCAAAAGCTAAGGAGATCAAAGTACCATCATCCTCTAGCGCAACTGATTCAGCTGCCAAACCTGCTAGGTTAGCAAAGCTGAAGTCTCAGACAGTGAAAAATGCTCCCTCTCCACCGCTTTCCTCAGGGAAACAGACTGAAAGAAAGATGACAGAAAAAAATGCTGTCAAGAATGTTCAAGTCTTGCAGAAGAAGGGAGATGAGAAGGTGGTACTAGGTCCACTGAAACTGTCTCGTTCTGTAAACATGTCCAGCAAGTCCATCTCGAGCCTCAGGTCGAAAtcaatcagaaaagacaaaattgcTCCCCCAATCAAGAGCAGTAAGAAGGTTTCTGAAACAGAAAATTCAGCCGCTGATGCTAAGAATACCAAGGAGAAAATTTTGAAGATGGCTTCACCGAAAGTGCGAAAACCAGATGTTAACAACAACGAGATCCGTCCTCCTCGCAAAG AAAAAACTGACATTTCAAGAACTGCAATCTCAAGGAGAGCAAAGCCTGCACCCATCGCTCCCTCAAGCACAGTGGCACCAGCGTCGCAGCCTCGCAAGCTGACGTTCCGCCGTGGCAAGGTGCTGAACCCtgacgacagcagcagcagcacgccgAGACGGCTCGGGTTCAGGCCTGCCATGGCCGCGGCAGACGCGAGCGCCGCCAGGAGCAGGGGGATCAGAATCACCggcaggaggagcggcggcagcgccgcggCGAGGGACGCTGGCGCCGTGGTCgtcgtgctgcggcggcggcaggacggCAAGGAGacgaagaggcaggagcaggtGCTGTTAAACAACGTGATCGAGGAGACGGCGAGCCGGCTCGTGGCCGAAGCGAGGAAGAGCAAGGTGAAGGCGCTGGTCGGCGCCTTCGAGACTGTCATCTCGCTGCAGGAGACCGGCAAGGCTGCTGCTCCGGTGGCCGCGGCAAGCGTGGCGCCATGA